TTGGCTGATCATATTCTCCTCTTTTGCATTGTGCTTCACATGGATGATGACAAACCCTGCCGCACACTGCAGCAAAAGGAATTCTCTCTCTTACAAGATCAAGCGCCTCTTTATACTTGCCTGCAGAAATAAGCGCAATGTATCCATGTGGATTGACCCCTGCAGGACAGGCAAGTCTGCATGGAGAAATATCATTTTTCTCAATTGTATATGCATTTGGATATGCCTGTGGAAACGGTCTGTAAATAGCTTTACGAGACACTAATTCCTGGTTGAACTCATCAGGAACCTTTACAGGACATACATCTTCACATTCAGCGCATCCGGTACACTTTGTTGTATCTATAAATCTGGATTTCCTCCTGATACGTACCATAAAATTGCCAGCCTGACCGGAAATATTTTCTATGTCTGAATATGTAATGTTCTCTATATTGAGATGCCTGCCGCACTCAACCAGTTTAGGGGACATTATGCACATAGAGCAATCATTAGTGGGGAAGGTTTTATCAAGCTGAGCCATTACGCCGCCAATTGTTGGCGACGATTCCACAAGATAAACCTTAAACCCTGACTCAGCAAGATCCAAAGACGCCTGTATGCCCCCGATTCCTGCACCAACTACCATTACTGAAGCTACAGGCTTGTTTTTTTGTTTATTTGACATGGAGCTAGTATATTATCTCTGCTTAATTATCTTTATAAAGGCATCTACTGCTTCTGGGTCGAATTGTGTTCCTTTATTCTTCTTGAGTTCCTCAATAGCTTGATCTTCATTCATTGGTTTCTGTCTGTAGGGTCTTCTGGATGTCATTGCGTCAAAGGAATCTGCAACTGCCAGAATTCTTGCAATAAGTGGGATGTTCATTTTTTCAAGACCATCGGGGTAACCCCTTCCGTCAAAACGTTCATGATGATGTCTTATTAATGGAGCTGCATCTTTGAGGAACTCCAGCGGTTCTACGAGTTCTGCTCCTTTTGTTGGATGTGTCTTAATCTCTGCAAATTCTGCAGTGGTTAATTTGTCTGGCTTGTTTAATATTCCGTCCGGGATAGCAATCTTCCCAATATCATGCAACCGCCCTGCATATCTAATAATTTTTAATAGTTCCTCTTCTACCTTGAGTTCCTTTGCTATGCCAATAGCATAATTTGTAACACGTTCTGAATGACCGCGAGTGTATAGATCCCTTGCTTCGATCGTAAGAGCAAGGGTCTCTATTGTTTCTAAATAATTTTTCTTAATGGTATCGTAAAGCTTGGCATTCTCTATGGCAACCGAAATATGATTTGCAAACGCACTCAGTAAGTCAATATCATTCTGCTCAAATTCATGTGGGGATTTTTTGTAAACACTGATTAGACCTATCACTCGAATCTTAGATTTTATTGGGACAGAAAGCAGTGCCACTAACCCCTCGTTTTTTAGAAATTCATTATAATCTACCCTTTTGTCTTTTCGAATATCGCATATTGCAATCGGCTCCGCATGCTCTGCAACATAACCTCCAACACCTTCTCCCATTTCCAACGGTCCTTTTCTCATATATTCACCACTCAGATTGTGCCCGGCACGAATTAGAAGCTTGTTCTTGTTCTCATCATCCAGCAGTCTCAAAGAACATGACTCAGTATTCGTTATCTCTGTTGCCATTTTTGCAATGTAATCCAGTGTCTTCTGCAGATTAAGTGAAAGGTTGATTTTTTCACTAACACTACATAAAGTAGAATGCTCTTTTGCTTTTTTGGTAACATCATGATACGCGCGAACATTCTCAATTAATATAGCAGCCTGACTTGCAATAGCTATCAAAGAATCCAATTCATCCTGAGTGAATGATTTGCTGTTTTTTTTATTTGTGCAGTTTATAACTCCAAGCAGCTCTCCTTTTGAAATTATAGGAACAGATAATAGAGATTTTCCCTTGTATATAGGATTATTTGTTCCTGAAAATCTTGATTTTTCAATATCTTCTATAAGCAAAGGCTGCCTTTCCTGCGCCACCCATCCAGAGATTTCTTTTTCTTCTCCCAGTTTTATTCTGGTACTCTCTATTATTTCATCCCCTAAACCAACAGCCGCTTTTATGCTCAATAGGTTTTTATCCTTATTAAAAATCATTATGCTTCCCACTTTGCAATCAAGTGCCTTTGTTACCACATTAATAACCTTACTCAGAATTTGTTCAAGGTTTCCTGATGATACAAAAACGCTGCTTATGCTTTGTATTGCTGATAACTGCTTAACCTTACTGGAAAGCTCATCAACATGTTCTTGAAGATCCTTATTAAGTTTCTCAAGCACACCGTGATATTTTGTTTCTGTAATATTCTCCCGCTTTTTCAATAAAAGGAATATATTTATTACAATCATTGCAATTAATGTTACTAACAAAAAGAAATTTATAATGACCTGCAATGGCATGTTTTTTTACCCCTGAGATTTTATGAACTCTTTGACTTTAGCTGTTATATTCTCTCCTGCTTTATCAACTGGTTGTTCTTTTGTAAGACACTTAATAATATCAAGTCTTATTTTTTGTGCCAGATTATCAATGTTATACACCTTATCTAAAAAATCCTTCCTAACATGACCTTCCTTTATTGCTAGGTACCTGAGCACTGCCATAATATCTGTAAATTTAACATTCTGTGGGCATTGCGCGTAGCATGTATAACAGCTACAGCAATACCAGATTACTTTAGAGGAGAGTACCTCTTTCTTCATGCCAAGCAGTACCATGCGAATAATTTTTCTTGGATTGAACTCCTCATCTACTTCACTCACAGGACATCCTGCAGTACATGTGCCACAGGAAAAGCATTTTTTAATATTTTCTCCACCTGGCTGCGCACCTACCTCATATTTAAAGTTTTTATCAAGTTCATCAGAACTAATTTTATCTTTCACTTGCCCTTGTTTCCCTTAATTAAAAATTCAAAATTATATTTATGGTCTTGGAAATAATCCGACCATTTTTACGATCTCGGGCACTACTTCTTCCCACTGAACTGCCATTATGTGAATACCATGAACACCTTTTATCTTTTTCAACTCTTCTATGGTTTCAATACATATATTTATACCTTCCTCCTTAGGGTCATTAGCGCTCTCTATACGTTTCAAGATTTCCTGAGGCACACTAACCCCTGATACGTTTTCAGCCATATGCTTTGCCATATTATATGATTTAATGGGAGTGACACCCGCGAGAATGTGCGTCTTCTTGTCTAATCCTTTATCCTCCACCATTTTCATCCATTCAGAAAACCTGTTCATATCAAATATACACTGTGTTTGAATAAAATCCGCTCCAGCTTTTATCTTTTTCTCAAGTCTTATAACTCTGAATTCCAGAGGATCTGCAAAAGGATTTGCTGCTGCGCCTATAAAGATTTGGGGAGGCGTTTTTATCGCATCACCGCCTAAAACCTTTTGTTCATCCCTCATCATCTTCAAGAGACTTACAAGCTGTATGGAATCTATATCAAACACATTTTTTGAATCGGGATGATTTCCAAAACACTGATGATCGCCAGTAATACAGAGAATATTTTTCACTCCTAATGCAGCTGCGCCAAGAACATCGCTTTGGATAGCGATCCTGTTGCGATCCCGACAGGTCATTTGAATTACAGGCTCAATACCCTGATCCAGAATTATTCTACCTGCGGCTATACTGGACATTCTGACTATTGCAGTTTGATTGTCAGTAAGGTTTGCTGCGTCTACATAGTTTTTTAATATCTGCGCCCGTTTTATAACAAACTCTTTATTTGCGCTTTTAGGAGGCCCTAATTCTGCAGTAATAGCGAACTTGCCTGAAGTTAAAACGGTTTCAAGATTACTTCCTGATTTCATAAACTATTATTCTCTTACATCCTGCCTTATGACTTTTCTGGGGCCTCCGTCTCTTGAGGTCTTCCAGCTTTTTGCAGGCTCTATTTTTAGGAGTTTATCAAGTTGTCCAAGGAGTTTCATTCTGTCATAGATTAATTGCCATGCACAATCAATATTATCCGGATCCACCTCGCATTTACCATCTACTGATCCTCCGCATGGACCATTAAGCAGGCTTTTCGAACACCTGGCGATATGGCATATGCCGCCAAAATCTGCCAGCCTGCAGTCTCCACATCCAGCACATGTTTCAGTCCATTGTCCCTGTTCTTCAGGCAAACCCATAAACTTTGGATTAAGCGCGGGATAAACTAGTTTCCCTTCATACATCTTTGCAATGAGCTGCACTCCTATTCCACAAGCCATTGACAGTATAATATCATGTCCTTTAATTTCACTCTCTATTTCTTTAACAAACTCCTCCTCACACTGACGTTCTGTAACTTGTTCTGTAATTTCTATGGGCTTACCTTGTTTCTTCTTTGCTATTTTAACTAAAGAAGCAAGTTCAGAGACCTCTTTTTCTCCACCTGCCATACAAATGGCTACACAAGCGTTACAGCCAACAATAAGCAACTTCTCACAATCTCCAAGCATATCCAGAATTTCCTGAATAGGCTTCCTATCAGCAACTATCATCTTATAGATCTCTGCATTCTCGCAGCTTTTATAGTATTATGCATAAGCATTGTAATTGTCATAGGCCCAACGCCGCCCGGAACAGGTGTAATAGCACTCGCTATTTCTTTTACTTCCTCGAAATCCACATCCCCAACAAGTTTGTATCCCCTTTCTGAGCTTGAATCATCAACCCGATTAACTCCCACATCTATAACCACTGCGCCATGTTTAACCATATCTCCCTTTATCATCCTTGCTCTTCCAATAGCAGCAATTAATATATCCGCCTGTTTGGTATAGTAAGACAAGTCCCCGCTTCGTGAATGGCATACAGTGACTGTTGCATTAGCACCTTGCGCTTTTTGAAGCAGAATTAGCGCAACAGGTTTGCCTACAATATTACTCCTGCCAACTACAACAACATGTTTCCCTTCAATCTGGATGCCGCTTTTAAGAAGAAGCTGCTGAATGCCATATGGAGTGCATGGCAGAAAGGAAGGCTTGCCAATAACAAGATTGCCCACATTTACCGGATGAAAGCCGTCAACATCCTTTGATGGATCAATAGCGTTAAGAACCTTATCTTCATCAATATGGTCCGGCAGGGGAAGCTGAACAAGAATGCCATGAACCTTCTCATTTGCATTGAGCTTATTAATAAGTTCTAGCAGGTCTTGTTCTGGAGTTTCTCGTGGCAGTTTGTGCTCTTCAGAGTATATTTCAAGCTTTTGGCACGCCTTTTTTTTCATATTGACATAGACTCTGGAAGCAGCATTATCTCCTATCAGGACAACAGCAAGTCCGGGAATTAGATTATATTTGTTCTTAAGGCTCTCCACCTCAATCTTCATCTCTTCTTGCATCTGAGCAGCAATCGCCTTACCATCTATAATCTTTGCAGACATATGTTTAGTATCCTGCCTGATTCAGAAATCTTATATGAAACTCATAGCATTTATTGTGTGCAATCTGAATAGTGCGTCCAAAATATCCGGGTTTTCCCCATCTTATCATCTCCCATATGCCAAGCGGAACGCCCCACACAAGACCTGTAACAAGCGATTCTGCAGCTATTATAGGAGTAGCTATAAGAACCTCAAATATAGTCTTTTTCTCTTTTTCGCGATAAAGATTAGGCCTTAAAGGGTAATCCTCTGGTTTAGCTCTCCATGTAAACAGCTTCCATGGGATTGATACAAACGGCGCAATAATGGGTGCCGGCAGCCATGTCGGCATAAAGAGTAACTCCCTGGTTG
The bacterium DNA segment above includes these coding regions:
- a CDS encoding methylenetetrahydrofolate reductase, yielding MKSGSNLETVLTSGKFAITAELGPPKSANKEFVIKRAQILKNYVDAANLTDNQTAIVRMSSIAAGRIILDQGIEPVIQMTCRDRNRIAIQSDVLGAAALGVKNILCITGDHQCFGNHPDSKNVFDIDSIQLVSLLKMMRDEQKVLGGDAIKTPPQIFIGAAANPFADPLEFRVIRLEKKIKAGADFIQTQCIFDMNRFSEWMKMVEDKGLDKKTHILAGVTPIKSYNMAKHMAENVSGVSVPQEILKRIESANDPKEEGINICIETIEELKKIKGVHGIHIMAVQWEEVVPEIVKMVGLFPRP
- the folD gene encoding bifunctional methylenetetrahydrofolate dehydrogenase/methenyltetrahydrofolate cyclohydrolase FolD produces the protein MSAKIIDGKAIAAQMQEEMKIEVESLKNKYNLIPGLAVVLIGDNAASRVYVNMKKKACQKLEIYSEEHKLPRETPEQDLLELINKLNANEKVHGILVQLPLPDHIDEDKVLNAIDPSKDVDGFHPVNVGNLVIGKPSFLPCTPYGIQQLLLKSGIQIEGKHVVVVGRSNIVGKPVALILLQKAQGANATVTVCHSRSGDLSYYTKQADILIAAIGRARMIKGDMVKHGAVVIDVGVNRVDDSSSERGYKLVGDVDFEEVKEIASAITPVPGGVGPMTITMLMHNTIKAARMQRSIR
- a CDS encoding 4Fe-4S dicluster domain-containing protein, with protein sequence MKDKISSDELDKNFKYEVGAQPGGENIKKCFSCGTCTAGCPVSEVDEEFNPRKIIRMVLLGMKKEVLSSKVIWYCCSCYTCYAQCPQNVKFTDIMAVLRYLAIKEGHVRKDFLDKVYNIDNLAQKIRLDIIKCLTKEQPVDKAGENITAKVKEFIKSQG
- a CDS encoding GAF domain-containing protein → MPLQVIINFFLLVTLIAMIVINIFLLLKKRENITETKYHGVLEKLNKDLQEHVDELSSKVKQLSAIQSISSVFVSSGNLEQILSKVINVVTKALDCKVGSIMIFNKDKNLLSIKAAVGLGDEIIESTRIKLGEEKEISGWVAQERQPLLIEDIEKSRFSGTNNPIYKGKSLLSVPIISKGELLGVINCTNKKNSKSFTQDELDSLIAIASQAAILIENVRAYHDVTKKAKEHSTLCSVSEKINLSLNLQKTLDYIAKMATEITNTESCSLRLLDDENKNKLLIRAGHNLSGEYMRKGPLEMGEGVGGYVAEHAEPIAICDIRKDKRVDYNEFLKNEGLVALLSVPIKSKIRVIGLISVYKKSPHEFEQNDIDLLSAFANHISVAIENAKLYDTIKKNYLETIETLALTIEARDLYTRGHSERVTNYAIGIAKELKVEEELLKIIRYAGRLHDIGKIAIPDGILNKPDKLTTAEFAEIKTHPTKGAELVEPLEFLKDAAPLIRHHHERFDGRGYPDGLEKMNIPLIARILAVADSFDAMTSRRPYRQKPMNEDQAIEELKKNKGTQFDPEAVDAFIKIIKQR
- a CDS encoding methylenetetrahydrofolate reductase C-terminal domain-containing protein, with product MIVADRKPIQEILDMLGDCEKLLIVGCNACVAICMAGGEKEVSELASLVKIAKKKQGKPIEITEQVTERQCEEEFVKEIESEIKGHDIILSMACGIGVQLIAKMYEGKLVYPALNPKFMGLPEEQGQWTETCAGCGDCRLADFGGICHIARCSKSLLNGPCGGSVDGKCEVDPDNIDCAWQLIYDRMKLLGQLDKLLKIEPAKSWKTSRDGGPRKVIRQDVRE